One window of Microcoleus vaginatus PCC 9802 genomic DNA carries:
- a CDS encoding response regulator — protein sequence MSNKSPCIMLVDDEPANLTLLEELLHVKGYATVSAQSGHEALSLARASRPDLILLDIMMPEMNGFDVCEILRKDTALQTVPVIFLTALDDDSSRLRGLEMMADDYLTKPFNSRLLLAKVENILQLSQMRSQAVSSQLNQQVKEQSKRQIAAAWEANEYLSEKFQLFVPEQLLERIAPQGIESIQLGNVTEEELTILFCDIRGFTTIAESQQACETFEWLNAFFTQMNDCITSHGGFIDKYLGDAIMAVFDKPNSHAMDAIEAAVAMQETLQDFNASRHKYNLEYPVNIGTGINTGIGMIGTLGSDRRMDSTVIGDVVNTASRLENLTKIYGCQIIVSENAIVHAREFLNGISLSSHSKESLLLKCDLEVETQESIISTSGATAAGSYSPSNNYYYRWIDRVTPRGKQQAIEIYEIWAASCPDSEAKQLTQGLFDKGIQGWQSEKIVAALGYFQQLIEQNPADTVVRFYINRCQEKLGFIPGNSTS from the coding sequence ATGTCAAACAAGTCGCCCTGCATCATGTTGGTTGATGACGAGCCAGCTAATCTGACTTTACTGGAAGAGTTATTGCACGTGAAAGGATACGCCACAGTATCGGCACAATCTGGCCATGAAGCCCTCTCTCTGGCCCGCGCATCTCGACCGGATTTAATTTTACTAGATATTATGATGCCGGAGATGAACGGTTTTGATGTCTGCGAGATCCTGCGGAAGGATACGGCATTGCAAACTGTACCCGTGATTTTTTTGACCGCCCTCGACGACGATTCCTCTCGCCTCAGAGGGTTAGAAATGATGGCAGACGATTATTTGACAAAGCCTTTTAACAGCCGTTTGTTGCTGGCGAAAGTTGAAAATATTTTGCAGTTGAGTCAAATGCGATCGCAAGCTGTATCTTCCCAATTAAACCAGCAAGTCAAAGAGCAAAGCAAGCGTCAAATCGCCGCAGCTTGGGAGGCAAACGAATATCTTTCAGAAAAATTTCAGCTATTTGTGCCGGAGCAACTTCTCGAACGAATTGCACCGCAAGGAATAGAATCTATTCAGTTGGGCAATGTCACAGAAGAAGAGCTGACTATTTTATTTTGCGACATTCGCGGCTTTACTACGATCGCCGAATCTCAACAAGCTTGCGAGACTTTTGAATGGTTGAACGCTTTTTTTACTCAAATGAACGATTGCATAACGTCTCATGGGGGGTTTATTGACAAATACCTAGGCGATGCAATTATGGCGGTATTTGACAAGCCGAATTCTCACGCTATGGATGCGATCGAAGCCGCAGTAGCAATGCAAGAAACTTTGCAAGATTTTAATGCCAGCCGCCATAAATACAATTTAGAATATCCCGTCAATATTGGTACGGGAATTAACACAGGTATCGGCATGATCGGTACTTTGGGTTCCGATCGCCGCATGGACTCTACAGTCATCGGCGATGTCGTAAATACAGCTTCTCGGTTAGAAAATTTAACTAAAATATACGGTTGCCAAATTATTGTTAGCGAAAATGCGATCGTTCATGCAAGAGAATTTCTAAATGGCATAAGTCTGAGTTCACACTCAAAAGAAAGTCTATTATTAAAGTGCGACTTGGAAGTGGAAACACAGGAGAGTATTATTTCTACTTCTGGGGCGACTGCGGCAGGCAGCTATTCGCCAAGCAACAATTATTACTATCGCTGGATCGATCGAGTAACCCCGCGCGGCAAGCAGCAAGCTATAGAAATCTACGAAATCTGGGCCGCCTCCTGTCCCGACTCAGAAGCAAAGCAGCTTACCCAGGGTTTATTTGACAAAGGAATTCAAGGATGGCAATCCGAAAAAATTGTCGCCGCCTTGGGATATTTTCAGCAACTAATCGAACAAAATCCTGCGGATACCGTTGTCCGTTTTTATATAAATCGCTGCCAGGAAAAACTAGGTTTTATACCGGGAAATAGCACTTCCTAA
- a CDS encoding ATP phosphoribosyltransferase produces the protein MITVALPKGGLLGDSIRLFKSVGLDFSAFLDSSNRQLQIYDPTGTAKALLVRTHDVPVYVEYGQADLGIAGYDVLREKKPKVANLIDLKFGKCRLSVAVKESSSYRRTVDLPPHGRVASKFVHCAREYFHNLNLPVEIVPLYGSVELGPITGMSEAIVDLVSTGKTLRENGLVEIDVLFESSAYLIGHPLSYRLNTGGVNELIGKLREQVLTTV, from the coding sequence ATGATTACTGTTGCACTTCCCAAAGGCGGATTGTTAGGAGATAGCATTCGCCTCTTTAAATCGGTTGGATTAGACTTCAGTGCTTTTCTCGATTCCTCTAACCGACAACTTCAAATATATGACCCGACCGGTACTGCCAAAGCTTTGCTAGTAAGGACGCACGACGTGCCGGTTTATGTGGAATACGGTCAAGCGGATTTGGGGATTGCTGGCTATGATGTTTTGCGGGAAAAAAAGCCGAAAGTTGCCAATTTAATTGATTTAAAATTTGGCAAATGTCGGCTGTCGGTGGCGGTGAAGGAATCTAGTTCTTATCGACGAACTGTGGATTTGCCTCCTCACGGTAGAGTTGCTTCTAAGTTCGTACACTGTGCAAGGGAATATTTTCACAATTTGAATTTGCCGGTGGAAATTGTGCCGCTTTACGGTTCTGTGGAGTTGGGACCGATTACGGGTATGTCGGAGGCAATTGTGGATTTGGTTTCTACTGGCAAAACTTTGCGAGAAAATGGTTTGGTGGAAATTGATGTTTTATTTGAAAGTTCAGCTTATTTAATCGGTCATCCTCTGAGTTACCGTTTGAATACTGGAGGTGTGAATGAGTTGATCGGGAAGTTGAGAGAGCAAGTTTTGACGACTGTTTGA
- a CDS encoding glutathione S-transferase family protein, whose amino-acid sequence MTELTLVIGNKNYSSWSLRAWLAMKQAGLEFAEVRIPLDWPTTHEEIRRYSPSGKVPVLIDGDLKVWESLAICEYVADRFANDLWPADVAERAIARSICAEMHAGFQNLRDNMPMDCRNRYPGEGMTAGVEAEIDRIFAIWRECRQKFGTGGNMLFGKFTVVDAMFAPVVMRFVTYGVKLDSSAKAYAEAILALPAIQEWVAAACSETESIPHIKI is encoded by the coding sequence ATGACCGAATTGACACTTGTTATTGGTAATAAAAATTATTCGTCTTGGTCGCTGCGGGCTTGGCTGGCGATGAAACAAGCTGGACTGGAATTTGCCGAGGTGAGAATCCCTTTAGACTGGCCTACAACGCATGAAGAAATTCGGCGCTATTCTCCCTCGGGAAAAGTGCCAGTTTTAATCGACGGCGATCTGAAAGTGTGGGAATCATTAGCAATTTGCGAATACGTCGCCGATCGCTTTGCAAATGATTTGTGGCCGGCGGATGTAGCGGAACGGGCGATCGCCCGTTCCATCTGCGCTGAAATGCACGCGGGGTTCCAAAATTTGCGCGACAATATGCCGATGGACTGCCGCAACCGCTATCCGGGAGAAGGGATGACTGCCGGTGTAGAAGCAGAGATCGATCGCATCTTTGCCATTTGGCGCGAATGCCGCCAAAAATTCGGAACAGGCGGCAATATGCTATTCGGAAAATTCACAGTTGTTGACGCTATGTTTGCCCCCGTTGTTATGCGTTTTGTCACCTACGGAGTCAAATTAGATTCATCAGCCAAAGCTTATGCGGAGGCTATTTTAGCCTTGCCTGCAATCCAGGAATGGGTAGCAGCAGCTTGCAGCGAAACGGAAAGTATTCCGCACATTAAAATCTAG
- a CDS encoding DNA-binding response regulator encodes MRILLVDDEVELTDPLSRVLTREGYTVDVAFDGASGSNLAMQGNYDLLILDWMLPRQTGLAICQKLRSQGRSTPVLFLTAKDTVDDRVQGLDAGADDYLVKPFELRELLARVRALLRRPPTIDAEVAVGRLQVADLQLDYDNQLAYRSDRTIDLSEKECQLLEYLMRHTGQLLTHEQIHQYLWSEAEKPSSNVLAAQIRLLRRKIEAPGESVLIHTVYGRGYRFGEAS; translated from the coding sequence ATGCGGATTCTTTTAGTTGATGATGAAGTTGAGTTAACTGACCCTTTGAGTCGAGTCTTAACCCGCGAAGGTTATACAGTTGATGTGGCATTTGACGGAGCAAGTGGCAGCAATTTAGCCATGCAGGGCAATTACGATTTACTAATTTTGGATTGGATGCTGCCGAGACAAACCGGACTGGCAATTTGCCAAAAGTTGCGATCGCAAGGACGGAGTACGCCAGTCCTCTTTCTCACCGCCAAAGATACCGTAGACGATCGCGTACAAGGACTCGACGCTGGTGCAGACGACTATTTAGTCAAACCTTTTGAACTGCGAGAACTGCTAGCCAGAGTCCGCGCATTACTGCGGCGGCCTCCTACTATTGATGCCGAGGTTGCTGTCGGGCGGCTACAAGTTGCAGATTTACAGCTAGACTACGACAATCAATTAGCTTATCGGAGCGATCGCACAATTGACTTATCAGAAAAAGAATGCCAGTTATTAGAATACTTAATGCGCCATACCGGTCAATTGCTAACACACGAACAAATCCACCAGTATTTGTGGAGTGAAGCGGAAAAACCCAGCAGCAATGTATTAGCCGCTCAAATTCGCCTGCTGCGCCGCAAAATAGAAGCCCCGGGCGAATCGGTGCTAATTCACACAGTCTACGGCAGAGGCTACCGCTTTGGAGAAGCCAGCTAA
- a CDS encoding metallophosphoesterase, which produces MHRLLTGKLRIEYLTIPIANLPANLSGTKIVQLTDFHYDGVRLSEWLLEEAIAAANEAEPDLIFLTGDFITYDPAPIYTLVQRLKNLQSRTGIYAVLGNHDHYWPRAKTEVTNALNSVGIRVLYNEAIYPLGSELALVGLADFWSGDFAPKPVMASINPAIPRIVLSHNPDTAEKLQNWRIDLQLSGHTHGGQIVIPGIGPLYAWVRKIGYLIPKRIRKFIPLLSAYDRVVTHWEWASGLHQVGSNLLYVNRGLGTYSPGRLFCPPEVTVITLVCQDT; this is translated from the coding sequence ATGCACAGGTTATTAACTGGGAAACTGCGAATAGAGTATTTAACAATACCAATCGCTAATCTTCCAGCAAATCTATCAGGTACTAAAATTGTACAGCTTACTGACTTTCACTATGACGGGGTGCGGCTGTCGGAATGGTTGCTAGAAGAGGCGATTGCGGCAGCAAATGAAGCCGAACCCGACCTGATTTTTTTAACTGGTGACTTTATTACCTACGACCCCGCACCTATTTACACCTTAGTGCAGCGATTGAAAAATTTGCAAAGTCGGACGGGAATTTACGCGGTTTTGGGCAATCACGACCACTATTGGCCGAGGGCAAAAACAGAGGTTACTAATGCTTTAAATAGCGTCGGGATTCGGGTTTTGTACAACGAAGCAATCTATCCTTTGGGCTCAGAATTGGCTTTAGTTGGGTTGGCAGATTTTTGGTCTGGCGATTTTGCGCCTAAACCTGTAATGGCATCAATAAATCCCGCGATTCCTCGGATTGTCTTGTCTCACAATCCCGATACTGCTGAAAAACTGCAAAATTGGCGGATTGATTTGCAGTTATCTGGGCACACTCACGGCGGTCAAATCGTTATTCCCGGTATCGGGCCTTTGTACGCTTGGGTCAGAAAAATTGGCTATTTGATTCCTAAACGAATCCGAAAGTTCATTCCTTTGCTGTCGGCTTACGATCGAGTAGTTACTCACTGGGAATGGGCTAGCGGTTTGCATCAGGTGGGGAGTAATTTGCTGTACGTGAATCGCGGTTTGGGAACTTATTCGCCGGGAAGGCTATTTTGTCCCCCGGAGGTGACAGTAATTACTTTGGTTTGTCAAGATACGTAA
- a CDS encoding transposase — MKPYSLDMRQKIVDTYEAGNTSIRQVAERFQVSKSTVQALLKRKKETGRLLPSQAKGGKPSLLFGHEQQIEEMVAQYPDYTLAEYCEYWHEKTGVWLSESAMCRFLKKQQLTLKKKHYAAVKPIKKLIKISE; from the coding sequence ATGAAACCCTACTCCCTAGATATGCGTCAAAAGATTGTTGACACTTACGAGGCAGGTAACACCTCTATTCGGCAAGTAGCAGAAAGATTTCAAGTCAGTAAAAGTACCGTACAAGCCCTACTAAAGCGAAAAAAAGAGACAGGAAGATTACTCCCTAGTCAGGCAAAGGGCGGTAAACCGAGTTTACTGTTTGGTCACGAACAACAGATTGAAGAGATGGTAGCCCAGTATCCAGATTACACACTAGCGGAATACTGTGAGTATTGGCACGAAAAAACAGGAGTATGGTTGAGCGAGAGTGCGATGTGCCGATTCCTAAAAAAGCAGCAACTCACTTTGAAAAAAAAACACTACGCAGCAGTCAAGCCCATAAAGAAATTAATCAAAATCAGCGAATAG
- a CDS encoding IS630 family transposase, which produces MVERECDVPIPKKAATHFEKKTLRSSQAHKEINQNQRIEYWKKIRDVAPKDLIFLDEMGVLLGIMRSRARSKKGERSYDIKPFYRGSRVTVIGAITNKKVIAMKTMKQSMNGEEFKKFVQEQLVPKLWKGAVLVMDNLKAHKVEGVEKMIEAVGARVVYLSPYSPEFNPIEHLWWELKAWLRRFVPRSVQIVEKLLELGVKLCSSKQIENYFAHCCYCTS; this is translated from the coding sequence ATGGTTGAGCGAGAGTGCGATGTGCCGATTCCTAAAAAAGCAGCAACTCACTTTGAAAAAAAAACACTACGCAGCAGTCAAGCCCATAAAGAAATTAATCAAAATCAGCGAATAGAATATTGGAAAAAAATCCGAGATGTCGCACCAAAAGATCTGATATTTTTGGACGAAATGGGCGTATTGCTAGGGATAATGAGATCCAGAGCTAGAAGTAAAAAGGGAGAAAGAAGCTACGATATCAAGCCATTTTATAGAGGAAGTAGGGTGACAGTAATTGGTGCAATAACCAACAAGAAGGTCATCGCCATGAAAACAATGAAACAATCAATGAATGGAGAAGAGTTCAAGAAATTTGTGCAAGAACAATTGGTTCCCAAATTATGGAAAGGAGCGGTATTAGTTATGGATAATTTGAAGGCACACAAGGTAGAAGGTGTGGAAAAAATGATCGAAGCAGTGGGAGCAAGAGTAGTGTATTTGTCACCGTACTCACCTGAGTTTAACCCCATCGAACATTTATGGTGGGAATTAAAGGCATGGCTCAGGAGATTTGTACCTCGAAGTGTACAGATTGTGGAAAAACTATTGGAATTGGGTGTGAAATTATGTTCAAGTAAGCAAATCGAAAATTATTTTGCTCACTGCTGTTACTGTACCTCTTAG
- the msrA gene encoding peptide-methionine (S)-S-oxide reductase, with translation MEKATFAAGCFWGVEHKFRAVAGVVSTAAGYTGGHWPNPCYLDVCARVTGHAESVLVEYDRSQVSYEALLDVFWNCHDPTQINRQGPDRGEQYRSVIFYHNSEQEKAARLSKQKLQISGKYDKDIATEIKPAGEFYMAEDYHQQYIEKKRLSSEVIS, from the coding sequence ATGGAAAAAGCCACATTTGCCGCCGGTTGTTTTTGGGGAGTTGAACACAAGTTTCGCGCCGTTGCGGGTGTCGTCTCGACTGCTGCGGGCTATACAGGAGGTCACTGGCCGAACCCGTGCTACCTGGATGTTTGCGCCAGAGTCACCGGTCACGCTGAATCAGTGCTGGTAGAGTACGATCGATCGCAGGTCAGTTACGAAGCACTGCTAGATGTATTCTGGAACTGTCACGATCCTACCCAAATCAATCGCCAAGGCCCCGACCGAGGCGAACAGTACAGGTCTGTGATTTTTTATCATAATTCCGAACAAGAAAAAGCCGCTCGCCTCTCCAAACAAAAATTGCAAATCTCCGGTAAATACGACAAAGATATTGCCACCGAAATCAAACCTGCTGGTGAATTTTATATGGCAGAGGATTACCACCAGCAATATATTGAGAAGAAGCGGCTTTCGTCAGAAGTCATTAGTTAA
- a CDS encoding DNA polymerase III subunit delta' (catalyzes the DNA-template-directed extension of the 3'-end of a DNA strand; the delta' subunit seems to interact with the gamma subunit to transfer the beta subunit on the DNA) — protein MNYFTSLIGQERAVELLTQAVERNRIAPGYLFVGSNGIGKSLAAQCFIELLFSANLAETRLIASVQNRVQQRNHPDLLWVEPTYMNQGKRLTPKEAEEAGLKRKAPPQIRLEQVREIGDFLSRPPLEAARSVVVLEQAETMGEGAANGLLKTLEEPGKAALVLIAPTVEALLPTLISRCQKIQFSRLNPEAMAQVLQQAGFAEILDHPEVMGMAQGSPGEAISIWQQLQSIPEDLLQKVKQLPQNLRSALELAKEIDKTLDTESQLWLIDYLQHCYWQQFLAGGISRSPLEPLEKARQYLLNYVQPRLVWECTLMGICQA, from the coding sequence ATGAATTATTTCACATCATTAATCGGACAAGAGCGAGCAGTAGAATTGCTAACACAAGCAGTCGAGCGAAACCGAATTGCTCCTGGTTATTTATTTGTCGGCTCTAACGGCATCGGCAAAAGTTTAGCTGCTCAGTGTTTCATCGAGCTTTTATTCTCAGCCAATCTTGCCGAAACCCGATTAATAGCCTCCGTGCAAAATCGCGTGCAGCAGCGCAATCATCCAGACTTACTTTGGGTAGAACCAACTTACATGAACCAAGGCAAACGGCTTACACCAAAGGAAGCAGAGGAAGCCGGTTTAAAACGGAAAGCACCACCACAAATTCGTTTAGAACAAGTTCGAGAAATCGGTGATTTTCTCAGCCGACCGCCGTTAGAAGCGGCGCGTTCAGTCGTAGTTTTGGAACAAGCAGAAACAATGGGTGAGGGAGCCGCTAACGGCTTGTTGAAGACATTGGAAGAACCGGGAAAAGCAGCGCTCGTTTTAATTGCTCCGACTGTGGAAGCTTTGCTGCCGACTTTAATTTCCCGCTGTCAAAAAATTCAGTTTTCTCGGCTGAATCCCGAAGCAATGGCACAAGTTTTGCAGCAAGCGGGATTCGCGGAGATTTTAGATCATCCCGAGGTAATGGGGATGGCTCAGGGAAGTCCTGGGGAGGCAATTTCTATTTGGCAGCAACTGCAATCAATACCCGAGGATTTGCTGCAAAAAGTGAAGCAGTTGCCTCAAAACCTGCGGTCTGCTTTGGAATTGGCCAAGGAAATTGATAAAACTTTAGATACTGAATCTCAGTTGTGGTTAATCGATTATTTACAACACTGTTACTGGCAGCAATTTTTGGCAGGGGGAATTAGTCGATCGCCCTTAGAACCCTTGGAAAAAGCACGACAATATTTGCTAAACTACGTACAGCCGCGATTAGTTTGGGAATGCACACTAATGGGAATATGTCAAGCATAA
- a CDS encoding dTMP kinase has product MKGKLIVFEGVEGAGKTTQMQRLIQFLQASCFLTVRLVATREPGGTELGRGLRHLLLKQDGGESVSDRAELLMYAADRAQHVETFLKPELSKGTIVLCDRFTDSTIAYQGYGRGLNLNLIKQLNAIATGGLESDLTLWLDINVEAGLARVRSRGECDRIEQADLKFHRLVQQGFAELAQENKSRIVRINADRPEYEVAQEIQAIVTSRLEAWGYLNNTSSEK; this is encoded by the coding sequence ATGAAGGGCAAACTTATCGTGTTTGAGGGGGTTGAAGGTGCCGGTAAAACTACGCAAATGCAGCGCTTGATACAGTTCCTGCAAGCAAGTTGCTTTCTGACAGTCCGCTTGGTGGCTACTCGCGAACCGGGGGGTACTGAGCTAGGAAGGGGACTGCGACATTTGCTGCTGAAACAAGATGGGGGCGAATCTGTATCCGACCGAGCAGAATTACTCATGTACGCTGCCGATCGCGCTCAACACGTCGAAACTTTTCTCAAACCCGAGTTATCGAAGGGAACGATTGTTTTATGCGATCGCTTTACTGACTCTACGATTGCTTATCAGGGCTACGGCCGCGGTCTTAACTTAAATTTAATTAAGCAGTTGAATGCAATTGCCACCGGCGGCTTGGAAAGCGATCTGACTTTGTGGCTGGATATTAATGTGGAGGCGGGTTTGGCGAGGGTAAGATCTCGGGGAGAGTGCGATCGGATCGAGCAAGCAGATTTGAAGTTTCACCGCCTTGTACAGCAAGGTTTTGCGGAGTTAGCCCAGGAAAATAAATCTCGAATTGTCCGGATAAATGCCGATCGCCCTGAATATGAAGTCGCTCAGGAAATTCAAGCTATTGTAACTAGCAGGTTAGAAGCTTGGGGATATTTAAATAATACCTCTTCTGAAAAATAG
- a CDS encoding Cu(2+)-exporting ATPase → MQFLPKTIPEIQPEILPVNESPPELVTFDVGGMKCAGCAKAVERQLMQYSGVISACVNLAVEVATVECQPGTVDAEALAKKLTDNGFPSQSRLGENQREAEAATIERRRQEIRQQIKQLTIALILIILSGLGHVLGTKAPILSNIWFHWGLATLALLLPGRPIIVDGCRSLWRNAPNMNTLVALGAVTAYTASNAALLFPRMGWECFFDEPVMLLGFILLGKTLEQQARRRAASALQALIALQPAKARLVDFKLPSLDLRSEELALSSTSAVYDPQYIEIPADRVRVGEWLQVLPGEKIPVDGEVCEGKTTIDESMLTGESMPVLKQPGDTVAAGTINKSGAVVMRATRTGKETTVAQMVALVQAAQTRKAPIQNLADTVAGYFVYGVMAISLLTFLFWYFAGTHIWPSVLLGQGAMDMGHGAMNMGNQLPIIHYQSPLLLSLKLAIAVLVIACPCALGLATPTAILVGSGIGAERGLLIRGGDVLERVHQLDTVVFDKTGTLTTGNLTLTDYLPIFQNSELDLNSDINVGNRQDACSTIDGVSGNRQDACSTIDGVSGGKQEVCSTIDGVSGTAVDSKLLQIAAAVERGACHPIAAAILLEAQQQGLPLLAAEDFSTEPGFGVSALVEGRRVFAGNAEWMKKQGVAVATELSGSLQGKTAVYVASGGVLLGVIGLKDTLRLDAKAAVERLRGMGLRVMMLTGDTASAAAATAQQLDLTAADVLAEVRPDGKARAIATLQAQGCKVAVVGDGINDAPALAQADVGIGLHCGTDVAVETAQIVLMRNALMDVVESIELGRATFNKIRQNLFWAFGYNTLGIPVAAGILLPATGILLSPAAAGAFMAFSSVSVVTNSLLLRRGFRA, encoded by the coding sequence ATGCAATTTCTACCCAAAACAATCCCCGAAATTCAACCAGAAATCCTACCAGTTAACGAATCACCGCCAGAACTTGTTACTTTCGATGTCGGCGGGATGAAATGTGCCGGCTGCGCGAAAGCTGTGGAACGCCAACTCATGCAATATTCAGGCGTAATTTCAGCTTGCGTTAACTTAGCCGTAGAAGTGGCGACGGTTGAGTGTCAACCGGGGACTGTCGATGCAGAAGCTTTAGCGAAAAAGTTGACTGATAATGGATTTCCCTCTCAGTCTCGTTTAGGTGAAAATCAGCGGGAAGCAGAAGCGGCAACAATTGAACGGCGGCGGCAAGAAATTCGACAGCAAATCAAGCAATTGACGATCGCCCTAATCCTAATTATTTTATCCGGTTTAGGTCACGTACTCGGCACAAAAGCCCCTATTCTCAGCAATATTTGGTTTCACTGGGGACTCGCCACCCTAGCTTTGCTGCTACCGGGCCGCCCGATTATCGTTGACGGGTGCCGCAGTTTGTGGCGAAATGCACCCAACATGAATACTTTGGTAGCTTTAGGCGCTGTCACAGCTTACACCGCTAGCAACGCGGCGCTGCTGTTTCCACGGATGGGATGGGAGTGCTTTTTTGACGAACCGGTGATGCTGCTGGGCTTTATTTTGTTGGGCAAAACTCTCGAACAGCAAGCCAGACGGCGCGCTGCATCAGCTTTGCAAGCTTTAATCGCATTGCAGCCGGCGAAAGCCCGCTTAGTTGATTTTAAACTCCCGAGTTTAGATTTGCGATCGGAAGAATTGGCTTTAAGCTCGACATCTGCGGTCTACGATCCACAATACATTGAAATTCCTGCCGATCGCGTCCGAGTGGGAGAATGGCTGCAAGTTTTGCCTGGGGAAAAAATACCAGTAGACGGTGAAGTCTGCGAAGGCAAAACAACGATAGATGAGTCGATGCTGACTGGCGAATCAATGCCGGTTTTGAAGCAACCAGGAGATACAGTTGCGGCCGGAACTATCAATAAATCCGGGGCAGTTGTGATGCGGGCAACTCGCACCGGTAAGGAAACAACTGTAGCTCAAATGGTGGCTTTGGTACAGGCCGCCCAAACTCGCAAAGCGCCGATTCAAAATTTAGCTGATACTGTCGCGGGATATTTTGTGTATGGGGTAATGGCGATATCGCTTTTAACTTTCCTATTTTGGTATTTTGCCGGGACTCATATTTGGCCTTCTGTGCTTTTAGGACAAGGGGCAATGGATATGGGACACGGGGCAATGAATATGGGAAATCAATTGCCAATTATTCATTATCAATCGCCTTTGCTATTAAGTTTGAAATTGGCGATCGCAGTTTTAGTCATTGCTTGTCCTTGCGCTTTGGGACTGGCTACCCCAACAGCAATTTTAGTCGGTTCTGGCATCGGGGCGGAGCGCGGGCTTTTAATTCGCGGTGGTGATGTTTTAGAACGGGTGCATCAATTAGATACGGTGGTTTTTGACAAGACGGGCACTCTGACAACCGGAAATCTCACACTCACAGATTATTTGCCGATTTTCCAGAATTCGGAGTTGGATTTGAACTCAGATATTAATGTTGGCAACAGGCAAGATGCCTGTTCCACAATTGATGGGGTTTCTGGCAACAGGCAAGATGCCTGTTCCACAATTGATGGGGTTTCTGGAGGCAAACAAGAGGTTTGTTCCACAATTGATGGAGTTTCTGGCACTGCGGTTGACTCAAAACTGCTGCAAATTGCGGCGGCGGTGGAAAGGGGCGCTTGTCATCCCATCGCCGCAGCGATTTTGCTGGAAGCTCAACAACAAGGTTTGCCGCTGTTAGCTGCTGAGGATTTCTCCACGGAACCGGGATTCGGGGTTTCTGCTTTGGTGGAGGGCAGACGGGTGTTCGCGGGGAATGCTGAGTGGATGAAGAAGCAGGGGGTCGCTGTGGCGACGGAATTGTCGGGGTCTTTGCAAGGCAAAACGGCGGTTTACGTGGCTTCTGGGGGCGTTTTGCTGGGGGTAATTGGGCTAAAAGATACTCTGAGGCTGGATGCTAAGGCGGCGGTGGAACGTTTGCGGGGCATGGGATTGCGGGTGATGATGCTGACGGGGGATACGGCGTCTGCGGCGGCGGCGACGGCGCAGCAGCTAGATTTGACGGCGGCTGATGTTTTGGCCGAAGTGCGGCCGGATGGGAAGGCTCGGGCGATCGCGACTTTGCAAGCCCAAGGCTGTAAAGTGGCTGTGGTGGGGGATGGTATCAATGACGCGCCGGCTTTGGCTCAAGCTGATGTCGGTATCGGTTTGCACTGCGGCACTGATGTAGCAGTTGAGACTGCTCAAATTGTGCTGATGCGAAATGCTTTGATGGATGTTGTTGAGTCGATCGAGCTGGGGCGCGCTACTTTTAATAAGATTCGCCAAAACTTATTTTGGGCATTTGGTTACAATACTCTGGGAATTCCGGTTGCAGCGGGTATCTTGCTGCCTGCCACCGGAATTCTACTCAGTCCTGCGGCGGCGGGAGCATTTATGGCGTTTAGTTCTGTTAGCGTTGTTACAAATTCTTTGCTGCTGCGACGCGGATTTCGAGCTTAA
- a CDS encoding DDE transposase family protein, with protein sequence MTETPKFYIVKRPVGNCEIVPLAEPSQRIAQLEEQNPSIIEKWGPYDSAEDAIARRIGLIRAGKCQPQ encoded by the coding sequence ATGACAGAAACACCAAAATTTTATATTGTCAAACGTCCTGTAGGTAATTGCGAGATTGTGCCGTTGGCGGAGCCCTCGCAGAGGATCGCGCAACTTGAAGAACAAAACCCCAGTATTATTGAAAAGTGGGGCCCTTACGATTCTGCCGAAGATGCCATTGCCCGCCGCATCGGATTAATTCGCGCCGGCAAATGCCAGCCGCAATGA